CCGGCACGACGCGCGAGGCCGTCATCGAGAAGCTGCTGCTCGACAAACGCGTACTGGTCGCCCAGCCGCTCAACGAGTTCGAGTCGGCGACCTCGGGCGGATTCGACGACCCCTACGCGAAGCTGCAATCCAACGTGAACACGCTCGACGTGGTCGAAGCGCACGTATTCAGCCGCGGCACGGGCATCCGCGTTGCCATCATCGACACGGGCGTCGACACGCAGCATCCGGATCTCGCTGGCCGCACCCAGCTCACGCGCAACTACATCGACGATGACGCCGTCGAATTCCGCAACGACCGGCACGGCACGCAGGTCGCGGGGTTGATCGCGGCGTCGGCCAACAACGGGATCGGCATCGTGGGCGTAGCTCCCGACGTGCGGCTGCTGGCATTCAAGGCCTGCTGGCAGCTTTCCGCCGCCAGCGCCGGACGCTGCAACTCTTTCACCCTGGCGCAGGCGCTGGCCGATGCCTTCACGGCGAAGGCGCAGGTGATCAACCTGAGCCTGGTCGGGCCGAGCGATCCGCTGCTCGCGACGCTGGTGGCGAAGGCCGTCCAGGCCGGCATCATCGTCGTCGGCGCAGCGTCCGCCGACCCGCGCTTCGGCTTTCCGGCCAAACTACCGGGTGTGCTGGCGGTCACCGAGGCCGAGAGTTCCCAGCAGGACGGCGGCGAATTCCTGCGCGCCCCGGCGCGCGACATCCTCACGCTGGTGCCCCATGGTCACTACGATTTCGCGTCCGGCAGTTCACTGGCCGCAGCGCAGGTCAGCGGTGTGGTCGCGCTGCTGCTGGCGCGCAACCAGAAACTCGGG
This sequence is a window from Pseudomonadota bacterium. Protein-coding genes within it:
- a CDS encoding S8 family serine peptidase codes for the protein MSALPNPSRPEWQIDPARHAWQLCAALALTACVFMGSGAAIAAAPEVRTPPEVRSAPTQFIVVAVANPVTGRPSAVGGTAHGYGSSTNYRVSASAAAVMRELARRYSLTPVSEWPIEPLQMHCVLFRIPPGTTREAVIEKLLLDKRVLVAQPLNEFESATSGGFDDPYAKLQSNVNTLDVVEAHVFSRGTGIRVAIIDTGVDTQHPDLAGRTQLTRNYIDDDAVEFRNDRHGTQVAGLIAASANNGIGIVGVAPDVRLLAFKACWQLSAASAGRCNSFTLAQALADAFTAKAQVINLSLVGPSDPLLATLVAKAVQAGIIVVGAASADPRFGFPAKLPGVLAVTEAESSQQDGGEFLRAPARDILTLVPHGHYDFASGSSLAAAQVSGVVALLLARNQKLGIVRIRTLLAQSTEKHDTTRGPFLSVNACAALAQVVSGAVCARK